In Corylus avellana chromosome ca2, CavTom2PMs-1.0, the following proteins share a genomic window:
- the LOC132169329 gene encoding uncharacterized mitochondrial protein AtMg00810-like, whose product MSTNNSFNNVQVAITLDKDEAVQTLKANTLHAKDKHQEEDLSRLHFFLGIEATWTTDGLQLSQQSTVGSLQYLSLTWLDIAFAVNKVSQFMQDPRETHWFTVKQILRYLKATIDHTLCIHKCSFNEIIAYSNSNWAGCPDDHKSTSGYCVFLGRNMLSWSYKKQPTMSYSSKCLCKSNMDPISP is encoded by the exons ATGTCCACGAACAACTCATTTAATAACGTCCAAGTCGCTATTACATTAGATAAAGATGAAGCAGTACAAACTCTCAAAGCAAATACACTCCATGCAAAAGATAAACACCAAGAAGAAGATCTTAGTCGTCTACATTTCTTCTTAGGCATTGAAGCTACATGGACTACTGATGGGTTACAACTTTCACAACAGAG CACCGTAGGATCACTCCAATACCTGTCATTGACATGGCTAGACATCGCCTTTGCTGTCAATAAGGTATCTCAGTTCATGCAAGATCCACGAGAAACCCATTGGTTTACTGTAAAGCAAATACTTCGCTACTTGAAAGCCACTATTGATCATACACTATGCATCCACAAGTGCTCTTTCAATGAGATAATTGCATACTCTAACTCCAATTGGGCTGGTTGCCCAGATGACCACAAATCCACATCAGGGTATTGTGTCTTTCTTGGTCGGAATATGCTCTCATGGAGCTACAAGAAGCAACCAACCATGTCCTACTCAAGCAAATGCCTTTGCAAAAGTAACATGGATCCAATCTCTCCTTAA